In Nicotiana tabacum cultivar K326 chromosome 17, ASM71507v2, whole genome shotgun sequence, one DNA window encodes the following:
- the LOC142171930 gene encoding uncharacterized protein LOC142171930 — MSLRGHDEGETSTKRGNFVELLQWYADRDDEVKKVVLQSAPQNNMMIAPNIQKEIVNACAKEIIKAIVEDLNGDYFGILVDESKDVSHKEQMALVLRYVNKEEKLIERFLSIVHVKKTTSSSLQKVIYDLLLEHSLSPSQIRGQGYDGASNMQGEINGLKILILKDNPSAYFLLSVGICYERIRQKKLEELQVLDEVRTGSGLNQELGLQRPGDPQWSSHFKTMDNFIALFLSIINVLEFLASEGANNLERSVAKSLVNDIRSFEFVRMMHLMLKLLAITNDLNIALQRKD; from the exons ATGTCTTTACGGGGCCACGATGAAGGTGAAACTTCTACTAAAAGAGGAAACTTTGTAGAACTCTTACAATGGTATGCAGATAGGGATGATGAAGTGAAAAAAGTTGTGCTACAAAGTGCTCCACAAAATAACATGATGATTGCTCCAAATATCCAAAAAGAGATCGTGAATGCTTGTgcgaaagaaataattaaagcaaTAGTTGAAGATTTAAATGGAGAttattttggaattttggttgaTGAATCTAAGGACGTCTCTCATAAGGAACAAATGGCTCTTGTTCTGCGGTATGTCAACAAAGAGGAAAAACTTATTGAGCGATTCCTTAGTATTGTTCATGTTAAAAAAACAACTTCATCGTCATTACAAAAAGTAATCTATGATTTGCTTTTAGAGCACTCATTGAGTCCATCTCAAATACGGGGACAAGGTTATGATGGAGCTAGTAACATGCAAGGAGAAATCAATGGTCTTAAAATTTTAATTCTTAAAGATAATCCTTCGGCATATT TTCTTTTAAGCGTAGGAATATGCTACGAGAGGATCAGGCAAAAAAAACTAGAGGAGCTACAAGTACTTGATGAAGTTCGTACAGGAAGTGGACTAAATCAAGAACTTGGACTCCAAAGGCCAGGTGATCCTCAATGGAGTTCTCATTTTAAGACAATGGATAACTTTATTGCATTATTCTTGTCAATCATTAATGTACTTGAGTTTCTTGCAAGTGAGGGTGCAAATAATCTTGAGAGATCAGTGGCAAAAAGTCTAGTGAATGACATAAGATCTTTTGAGTTTGTGCGTATGATGCATTTGATGTTAAAATTATTAGCAATCACAAATGATTTGAATATAGCTTTGCAAAGAAAAGATTAG
- the LOC142171929 gene encoding uncharacterized protein LOC142171929, with translation MRESKWESLIDDASSFCSKYDIVIPEMDKNYHLGKSKHRSSSVTYSHHLRVEVFNTIIDLQLSELNSRFDAVNSNLLLGMASLSLDNSFTNYDKDKIMKLSTLYPHEFSGSKLEDLSYELDNYILF, from the coding sequence ATGAGAGAATCTAAATGGGAATCTTTGATAGATGACGCCTCTTCATTTTGTTCCAAGTATGATATTGTGATCCCTGAAATGGATAAGAACTATCATCTTGGAAAGTCAAAGCATAGGAGTTCAAGTGTTACATATTCTCATCATTTGCGTGTCGAAGTTTTTAATACTATTATTGATTTGCAACTTTCAGAGCTTAACAGTCGTTTTGATGCGGTGAATAGTAATCTACTTCTTGGTATGGCTAGTTTGAGTCTGGATAATTCTTTTACAAATTATGATAAAGACAAAATTATGAAACTTTCTACACTTTATCCTCATGAGTTTAGTGGTTCAAAACTTGAAGATCTCAGTTACGAGCTTGACAACTATATTCTCTTTTGA